The region CACCTCACATatcagaacagccatcattaaaaagtctaagtaagtgaaagtcacgcagtggtgtctgactctttgcgaccccatggactatataatctatggaattctctaggccagaatactgaagtgggtagctgttccccttctccaggagatcttcccaacccagggatcaaacccaggtccccgacattgcaggctgattctttaccagctgagccacaagggaagtccattaaAAAgactacaaacagtaaatgctggaagtatgtagaaaagggaaccctcctatattgtaggtgggaatgcaaattgatacagctactatagCAGAGTATgcaggttcctttaaaaactgaaaacaaagttgtcatatggtccagcaatttacttctgggcatatatccaaacaaaattataattgaaaaagatatatgcactcctatgttcatagcGGTACTTCACTTCTAAACAATCTTCCCTATAATTTATCTACTAATTAAAAGCTCTAAATTCCTTTGTTAACTATTGGTCTGTGTAATacattttgttctcattttaaagaaatttaattctAATAATATTCATAATGTTTCTCATATAAGTCTATTTTTACAAAGCATCATTGAAATTTCCCCTCTAATATCAGAGGAAAACAGACCTCTTCACTTGCTGATGTTGACCTGGGTATTTGAGGAAGGATAAGGATGtcccaggggcttccccagtgactcagatggtaaagggactgctgcaatgcaggagacaccggttagatccctgggttggaaagaccccctgaagtagaaaatggctacccatttcagtcttcttgcgtggagaattcctcTGACAGATGAGCCGGGTGGGAtccagttcatgggattgcagagtcagacatgactgactaacactagGAAGTATGTTCCAAAGCAAACAATAATGCATAGAGTGCTAAAAGGCATATTCAGAGAGAAATGCCCAGTTTAGAATAAGATTTAAGTGGTCAAAACCAAGGAACCAGTTCGGGAAGCTTTATTATGCATGTGactcagatgacaaagaatctgccttcagtgtgggaaacctgggtttgatccctgggttgggaagatcccctcgagaaaggaatggctacccactccagtattcctgtccaGCGAATTCTATGGAGagaagagccaggcaggctacagtctatgggatcacaaaaattggacacgactaagtaactTTGACTCAGTGGGACTCAGTGGGCTCTGTGCATGTTATGTTGAAGAAGTGATCTTGTACCCAGGAGATCAATGAACTGGCCATTGGGGAAAATCTCTCTTTGGCACTGACACTGACCAAAAAAATGGTTCTTCTCTTATAAAATAAGACAGTCTCTTCATACCCTCAAGCAGGTAGTGTGTTCTGAGATGAATACTATATTCAGAAGCCAGTATCTGAGGATGCCCTGCCAGTGTATCTGGAGGCATCCCCAGATTCTTCCCTCTCTAATTCTTGTAGAAACAGGGGTATGTGTAGGAGCATCTACATTGATTCTCGTTCCTGAAGACTCACAGCTATCTATCCACACTTAGAGTGATTGACGAACATACAGGTACCACCCTTTTTCATCACGGTGGTCACATCTATACTGGCAGCTTTAGGGGCTATCTCCCAGCAATGTCTCGTTTCCTCACTCTAGAAACTGGTTTCCAGTGTTGTCTTCATGAGAGGTGTTttgtggtggaaaaaaaaaagcaaacttcttGACCTGCCTTGCCACATTTCACAAGGAAAATCTGGAAAGACTTTCTGAACTCAAATTCAACAAGCTATAATTTCTTCTTCCCATCATTTTGTGAAGTCAGCAGAGGTATACCTGCCCCAAGTTAACATTTTATGTCTTGAAAAATGATGTCATATTTTCAGTTCAAGTGCTCATCTAGATTCAAATGGGGCCGAAAGTACTAGGCCTGCTATACTTTGCTACAAGTCATTATTTTAGTCTAATACAGTAGATTTGACTCCTATTCTTTTTCAGGCAATATGTTGGCACTGGGGATATAAGCTTGAATACTCTCATTTAATCAGAATATGTAAgcagtgggacttcccaggtggctcagtggtgaagaatctgcctgccaatgcagaagacatgggttggatccctgggtcaggaaaatcccatggaggaggaaatggcaacccactccagtattcttgcctgggaaatcacatggacagaggagcatgggggctgcagtccatggggctgcaaagggtcagacagaactgagcaatggagcatgcacgcatgcaggcAATGTTCTTGAATGTTAAAAAGCAACAACACTAACAACAACCATTAATAACTGCTATGAGAGCAGTTATTATTCCCTCGTAGCTCaattggtagagaatctgcctgcaatgcagcagaccccggTTCAatacctgggatgggaagatcacctggagaaggaaatggcaacccagtccactattcttgcctggagaatcccatggacaaagcagcctggtcACAAGAggcggacaagacttagcgactaaaccaacacCACCATGTCTTATTTCAGAGATTTCAATACCTCAAACTGAGTTTGGGAtgaatttgttatttaaaaatagcagGAGGCTTTATTTAATCTagacatatgatatcacttatttataataattaagattcatagaaaaattggaaaagagcAGAGATTAGTGCATGAAGACTATAATAAGTAAGAAACAAATTTTATGAAGTGATGGTTTTGAGTCATATTACAATTCATTTCAGTAAAAATTTCCCCATTGCCACCATAACATCTTTATTTCTCAGACAGTATATCGTGGGGTTAAACATTGGTGTGACAATggtataaaaaagagagagaaatttgtCCATTCCTATAGAATGACTGGACTTTGGTCTTAAGTATGTAATGAGTCCTGATCCAAAGAATAAAGCCACAACCATGAGATGGgaagagcaggtggagaaggccttgGCTTGCCCAGTGGCTGAAGGCAGCTTCAAGATGGTCTCAATTATTCTCACATAAGATCCAAGAATCAACATAAAAGGAATAGTGACAACTAGAACAGCGACCACATAAACTAACGTCTCAATTATAAGGGTGTCCCCACAGGCAAGCTTAAGCACTGGAGGTatgtcacagaagaagtgattCAACTGGTTAGAGCCACAGAAGGGTAGAGAGAAGATCTGGTAGGTTAACACTACATGCACTGGAATTCCACTGACCCAACAGCCAGCGGCCAGCTGGACACACAGCCTACTGTTCATGAGGAGAGAATACAGCAGAGGGTTGCAAATGGCGACATACCTGTCATAAGCCATCGTGGTCAGAAGAAAGCACTCGGTGGCTCCAAACaccagaaagaaatacatttgagCAGCACAAGCCAGAAAGGATATAGTTCTGTTTTGACTACAAAGATCTACTAATAACCTGGGGACAGTGACTGATACATAGCATATTTCCAAGGAAGAAAAATTCCCTAGGAAAAAATACATGGGAGTCTGGAGGGAAGGATCCATCTTGGTTATTATGATAATGAGACTATTTCCCATCAGAATAATCATATACATGATCAGaaacaccccaaaaagaaatcCTTGTAGGTCAGGAATATCAGAGAAGCCAAGCAAGATGAACTCCATCAATGTAGTCTGGTTCCACTGTGGGGGATTTTGTCCTCTGGATCCCATCTGCGAACAAAAGGTTTAGAAGTCACTTCAATTCACTGGACCCAGCAGTGAAATGGGTTAAAATAAATTGATGATTTTAACATCACTGACAGAATATagagaacctgtctgccaatgcaggagatgtaagagacacaagtccaatccctgggttgggaagatcccctggagatgggcatggcaactcactccaatattctcgcctggagaatcccatggccagaggagggtggggattcatggggtcgcaaagagtcagacatgactgaaaggaATTAATGCATGCTcacaaacaaaataatatatatatatatatatatatatccatttaaaattgtatttgtcCTGTGTTTAAGATATATGAAATCCAATATCCTCAAATTCCACaatgtaaaaacaacaaaaacaaatcttgAGCTCTATCCTTTTGACTCCTGTGAGGGATGCTGAATACATGAAcaacacagagagacagacaacAGTACAACAAGAGCAGACAGGAAAGCGGCCTCCTCTCAGGACAGAACGGCTCTCGGCAACTCGAGACATTCTCTGAAGAAACAACTTCCCCTTCCTGCTCTGTTTGCTTTTTAGCTGTATTGTTTCTGCCTGGCACCTTCTAATTTGCAATTAGTTTATAAGAGTCTTTCACATCTGATTTGAAGTGAGCTCCATCTCAGATAACCATCTCAGACAACCAAAGGGCATGGTGATCATAGCACTCAACTGCAAGATGGAGCTCAGGTCAGCCTGGGTCACTCACTCACTGGGAAAGAGGCTTAGATCccagataggaaaaaaattagaactcTTTTCTTGCCTCCATCATAGAGGACAATATTCCACTTAATATATCATAGAaattaatattagaaataaaacatcaTAGCAGGTCACACATTCACTTGAACTTTAGAACATGACATAAAGTCAATAAAAACTGTTGGAATATGTCCTCACCCTTACCATGGCCCCTTAAAAATCCTAATGACCAATAAACCTGTTTACCAAATTT is a window of Cervus canadensis isolate Bull #8, Minnesota chromosome 11, ASM1932006v1, whole genome shotgun sequence DNA encoding:
- the LOC122450507 gene encoding olfactory receptor 10AG1-like, which produces MGSRGQNPPQWNQTTLMEFILLGFSDIPDLQGFLFGVFLIMYMIILMGNSLIIIITKMDPSLQTPMYFFLGNFSSLEICYVSVTVPRLLVDLCSQNRTISFLACAAQMYFFLVFGATECFLLTTMAYDRYVAICNPLLYSLLMNSRLCVQLAAGCWVSGIPVHVVLTYQIFSLPFCGSNQLNHFFCDIPPVLKLACGDTLIIETLVYVVAVLVVTIPFMLILGSYVRIIETILKLPSATGQAKAFSTCSSHLMVVALFFGSGLITYLRPKSSHSIGMDKFLSLFYTIVTPMFNPTIYCLRNKDVMVAMGKFLLK